CCGCGCTTCACCAGGAAGGAAACAGTATCGGCGAGATCCCGGCCGCCTTCCAGCTTCACGGCCTGACAGCCGGTTTCCTTCATGATGCGGGCGGCGGATCGGAAGGCCTGTTCCGGGCTCTCCTGATAGGAGCCGAACGGCATGTCGACCACGACCAGCGAGGTTTTGGAACCGCGGCAGACGGCTGCGCCATGCTGGATCATCATGTCGAGTGTCACGGGCAAGGTGCTGTCGAAGCCGTAGAGCACCATGCCGAGCGAATCCCCGACCATCAGCAGGTCGACATGGCCATCGAGGCGCTGTGCCATCGGCGTCGTGTAGGCGGTCAGACAGACGAGGGGTTCCGCACCCTTGCGGGCGGCAAATTCCGGGATCGACAGCCGCTTCGACGTAGCGCCTTCCATGGACGCCGACTTGCCGTGGACGCTCATCCTCGCCTCCCTGGTGACAGCGACCACGGTGAGCCGTTCGGCTTCCCCTGCCCGTCGATCTGCTGTTTCAAACGCGACATTCTGTCCGATCCTGCTGCACTGCACAATAGCAAATCGGGCGAGAAATCAAGACTGAGAGATCAGGATTCGTGCCCTTTTCCGCGATGACGGCGTTCGTTCCAATACTGCGCCATGACGTAATAGGTAAAGGAGGCGCTCCAGGCGATCAGCACGAGGCCGGTCAAGGCCTCGATTCCAGCCAGTAACCGCATGTCAGGGCTCAGCAACTCGGCATCGCCAAAACCCAGGGAAGTATATGATTCTGCTGAGAAATTCAGGTAATCGACAAAGCTGCGCCGGTAATCGTCGGAGAACCCGAACGTGACGCCGGTCCAGCTCATCAGCCAGTAGGCGATGGCGAACATCCAGATTTCGATGGTATGGGCCAACATGCAGGCGCAGACACCGACCATGACATGGGCGCGTCTGGGGACCACATCCATGCGCGGCAACAGATAGCTCGCCACCAGGCGGAGGGCTTCATAGTGAATGCCGATTGCGACGAGCACCAGAATGGTGCCGAAGAGGAGGGTAACAAAGAACATGGGAGAGTGACTTCCGCTGGCCGGTCAAAGCGGCTAAACGGTAGTGCCTGACGACCTACAAAGCAAAACTTTCGGATTTGATCCTTAGCGACATTTCCGCCTGGACCGATCAGGAACAATTGCCTCAGAGCCTAGATGTACAAAGACAACAGCCTCATTCCTTCCGAAGCTATTCGCCTCGCGGCCCTTGGCCTGCTGTGGCAGGGAGAGCGCAGCTATGCCGATCTCGCCCGTGAGATCCGCCATTTCGTCGGCCGTATTGTCGGGCCGTCGCTGGAACTGCTGGGGCCGTCGCTCGAACTGTTCAAGATCGAGGGCATCATTGAAGCGATCGATCCAAAGCAGCCAGCCGAGGCCCAGATCATGCGCCTGACGGCCGATGGCCGGGCCGAGTTGCAGCGGCTGATGACGACCCGGATGCGCGGGCCGATGGGCGAGGTCAATAAGCTGATCGTTGCCTTCAAGATGCACTTCTTCAACTGCCTGTCGCCGGATGACCAGCGCCAGCAGCTCGACCTCCTGATCGAGGCTTGCGACAAGGAGCTGGCGAGGCTCGGCGACCTGCGCAGCTACGAACCCCTCACGGCGACCAGCGGGCACCTGCCCTCCTGGCTCGACCTCGAAATCGGCGAGATTGCGACGCGGCGAACCTGGTTTGAAGGGCTTAAGTCCCAGATCGACCATCTGGATCAATAAAACCCGAGCGAATCAGGGTTAATCCACCCGCCAGCGGTTGCGGAAAGTCGTCATTCTCCTTACCTATGCTTTTTATGCCGCCAGTAACCCGCTTCGCGCCCAGCCCGACAGGATATCTGCATCTCGGCCATGCCTATTCGGCACTGGATGGCTGGCAACGGGCACGCAAGGTGGGGGGAAGGTTTCTATTGCGTATCGAGGATATCGACCAGACCCGCTGCCGCCCGGTTTTCGAAGCTGCCCTGCTTGAAGACCTCGCTTGGCTCGGCATCGATTGGGACGGCCCGGTACGGCGTCAATCTGATCACTTTGATGATTACCGCTCGGCGCTGGCCCAGCTCACGGCGCTCGGCGTGATCTATCCCTGTTTCTGCAGTCGCAAAGACATCGCCGCCGCATCCGCGGCACCGCATGGCCAGGCTCATAGCGATTCTGGTGGCCCGCTTTATCCCGGAACCTGCCGATCGCTGTCCCCGGACGAGGCTGCCGCCCGTCAGGCGGCGGGTGCACCCTTTGCCCTGCGGCTCGACGTCGCCAGGGCTCGCGCCTTGTGCGGGGACCTCCGTTTCAACGATGAGCGGGCTGGCGAGATTGTCGTGGAGCTGGAACTTTTGGGCGATATCGTTCTGGCGCGGCGAGAGACACCGTGCAGCTATCACCTCTGCGTCACGCTGGATGACCATCTGCAGGGCGTGACCCTGGTGACGCGCGCTGAAGATCTCCTCCCGGCAACCCATATCCATCGCCTGTTGCAGGCGCTGCTTGGTCTGCACACGCCGGATTACGCGCATCACAAGATCCTCACCGACAGCGACGGCACGCGACTGGCCAAACGCCAAGGTGCAACCAGTCTGCGCGAC
This genomic interval from Rhodospirillaceae bacterium contains the following:
- a CDS encoding two pore domain potassium channel family protein; translated protein: MFFVTLLFGTILVLVAIGIHYEALRLVASYLLPRMDVVPRRAHVMVGVCACMLAHTIEIWMFAIAYWLMSWTGVTFGFSDDYRRSFVDYLNFSAESYTSLGFGDAELLSPDMRLLAGIEALTGLVLIAWSASFTYYVMAQYWNERRHRGKGHES
- the gluQRS gene encoding tRNA glutamyl-Q(34) synthetase GluQRS — translated: MPPVTRFAPSPTGYLHLGHAYSALDGWQRARKVGGRFLLRIEDIDQTRCRPVFEAALLEDLAWLGIDWDGPVRRQSDHFDDYRSALAQLTALGVIYPCFCSRKDIAAASAAPHGQAHSDSGGPLYPGTCRSLSPDEAAARQAAGAPFALRLDVARARALCGDLRFNDERAGEIVVELELLGDIVLARRETPCSYHLCVTLDDHLQGVTLVTRAEDLLPATHIHRLLQALLGLHTPDYAHHKILTDSDGTRLAKRQGATSLRDLRAAGIAPPDILRMAGFSG
- the panB gene encoding 3-methyl-2-oxobutanoate hydroxymethyltransferase is translated as MSVHGKSASMEGATSKRLSIPEFAARKGAEPLVCLTAYTTPMAQRLDGHVDLLMVGDSLGMVLYGFDSTLPVTLDMMIQHGAAVCRGSKTSLVVVDMPFGSYQESPEQAFRSAARIMKETGCQAVKLEGGRDLADTVSFLVKRGVPVMGHVGLMPQSVNTLGGYRARGRGDQEAAGVMADALAIAEAGAFSIVLEGVMEQIAQAVTARVSVPVIGIGASAACDGQVLVAEDILGLFSNFKPRFVKRYAELGADIEEAAARYAADVRTRSFPGPEHIFGAMKKHG